TAGCGTTTGCAGATACCCAGCACACGCGCACCATACAGCTTATAAAGCTGGTGCTGTGAAAGCGGATCCTGGCGCAGGCATCCGGAGATGAGGTCTTTTTCAGACATGAACGGGACTTTTCGGATGCGATGCGTGTAAGGAAGGCAAAGGTTGTATGACCGTTATTCTTTTGATGTTGGTTCTTCTTTAGGGGCCGTCAATACAAGGGGAAAAGCATACTGCACCCGTACAGGCCGTCCGTTCTGTTTGGCGGGTTTCCATTTGGGCGATTTTGCCAGCAAATCCAGTACCGCCTGGTCCAATGAGGCTAAAGGACTTCCTTTCACGCGCACGTCCGTCGTCGATCCATCCTTCTCGACCACAAAGGTGACGAATAGTTTCACCGAAAGGGTATCTGCCTCTTCCGGAATCCGGAAGTTCTTACGTACGAAATCATAGAAAGCCTTCGTACCTCCGGGAAACTCCGGTGTCGACTCCGGAGCCGTTTCATATACATCCTGCTTGTCCGTTTCCTGTGCTGAGGCCGTTGCCGACAGCAGCCATAAGCCGAGCCCACAAGCCGTAAAAAAGCGTTTCACAGGCTTATTGACCGCTTGCCAACTCCGTGAAATACTTGTAAAACAACGGAATCGTCTCAATTCCTTTCAGGTAATTGAAAATCCCGAAATGTTCGTTCGGCGAGTGGATGGCGTCGCTGTCAAGTCCGAATCCCATCAAAATGGTCTTGCTTTTCAACTCTTTCTCAAACAGTGCCACGATCGGAATACTGCCGCCCGAACGCACTGGGATGGCCGGCACACCGAACGTTTCCGTATACGCCTTGTTCGCGGCCTGGTAACCGATGCTGTCAATCGGCGTCACATAACCCTGGCCCCCGTGGTGCGGTGTCACTTTTACCCGCACACCGGCTGGCGCGATGCTTTCGAAGTGGCGTGTAAACAGTTCGGTAATCTCTTCCCAATCCTGGTGGGGCACGAGGCGCATGGAAATCTTGGCATAGGCTTTCGAAGCAATGACGGTCTTGGCACCTTCGCCCGTATAGCCGCCCCAGATGCCGTTGACATCCAGCGTTGGTCGGATCGAGTTGCGTTCGTTCGTCACATAGCCTTTCTCTCCGTATATGTCGTCAATATCCAACGCCTTTTTGTAGGCATCCAGCGAGAACGGCGCCTTGGCCATTTCGTCGCGTTCTGCCCTTGATAATTCCTCTACCTTATCGTAAAAACCCGGAATGGTGATATGGTTGTTTTCGTCATGCAGCGAGGCAATCATTTTTGCCAGCACGTTGATGGGGTTGGCCACCGCGCCACCGTAAAGTCCGGAGTGCAGGTCGCGGTTCGGCCCCGTCACTTCCACCTCAACATAGCTGAGTCCGCGCAAACCGGTCGTGATCGACGGCTGTTGGTTCGAGATCATCCCCGTATCCGAAATCAGGATGACGTCGCATTTCAGTTTGTCCTGATTGCGCTCTACAAACCAGCCAAGGCTCTTCGATCCGACTTCCTCCTCGCCCTCAATCATGAATTTGACGTTGCAGGGAAGGGCGTTGTTTCGCATCATATATTCAAACGCCTTCACGTGCATATACATCTGGCCCTTGTCGTCGCAGGCGCCGCGGGCGAAGATCGCGCCATCGGGGTGC
This genomic interval from Flavobacterium sp. HJ-32-4 contains the following:
- a CDS encoding energy transducer TonB; amino-acid sequence: MKRFFTACGLGLWLLSATASAQETDKQDVYETAPESTPEFPGGTKAFYDFVRKNFRIPEEADTLSVKLFVTFVVEKDGSTTDVRVKGSPLASLDQAVLDLLAKSPKWKPAKQNGRPVRVQYAFPLVLTAPKEEPTSKE
- a CDS encoding dipeptidase, with protein sequence MHTIKSYVAEHKDRFIEELISILRIPSVSADSAYSQDVIDMAEAVRKSLVEAGCDVVEVCETPGYPIVYGEKTIDPNLPTVLVYGHYDVQPPDPIDLWTSPPFEPVIKKTELHPDGAIFARGACDDKGQMYMHVKAFEYMMRNNALPCNVKFMIEGEEEVGSKSLGWFVERNQDKLKCDVILISDTGMISNQQPSITTGLRGLSYVEVEVTGPNRDLHSGLYGGAVANPINVLAKMIASLHDENNHITIPGFYDKVEELSRAERDEMAKAPFSLDAYKKALDIDDIYGEKGYVTNERNSIRPTLDVNGIWGGYTGEGAKTVIASKAYAKISMRLVPHQDWEEITELFTRHFESIAPAGVRVKVTPHHGGQGYVTPIDSIGYQAANKAYTETFGVPAIPVRSGGSIPIVALFEKELKSKTILMGFGLDSDAIHSPNEHFGIFNYLKGIETIPLFYKYFTELASGQ